TGGCGGCGCGGCCGGAACAGGCGACGCTGACCCTTGCGGCCGGAACGGGCGCGCATCCGCTGCTGCCGCCGCCCAACCCGACGCTGCTGCCCACGGTGAATATCGCCACCCCGGTGGGCTGGGCGGCGGGGGCCACGCCCCGCGTGGTGCCCGGGCTGGCGGTGGCGGCGTTCGCCACCGGCCTGGACCATCCGCGCTGGCTGTACCGCCTGCCCAACGGCGATATCCTGGTCGCGGAATCGAATTCGCCCATGACCGATATCACGACGCTGAAGAACCGGATCGCCCGCTTCGTCATGGGGGCGGTCGGGGCGGGGGATAAAAGCCCGGACCGGATCATCCTGCTGCGCGACTCCACGGGGCGCGGGGTGGCCGACCAGCGGACGGTGTTCCTGGATCATCTGCGCTCGCCGTTCGGCATGGCGCTGGTGGGCGATACGCTGTACGTCGCCAATGCCGATTCGCTGGTGCGCTTTCCCTACCAAACGGGCCAGACCCGGATCGATGCGCCGGGGACCAGGGTGATCGACCTGCCAGCGGGCTATAACCATCACTGGACCAAAAACATCCTGGCCAGCCCGGACGGCAGCGCGCTGTACATCACCGTGGGGTCGAACAGCAATGTGGCCGAGCACGGCATGGCGGTCGAGGAAGGACGGGCGCGGATCGACCGGTTCGACATCGCCACCGGCACGCTGCGCCCCTTCGCCACCGGCCTGCGCAACCCCAACGGCCTGGCCTGGAACCCGCAGACCGGCGCGTTGTGGACCGCCGTCAACGAACGCGACGAGATCGGCAGCGACCTGGTGCCCGACTACATCACCGCCGTGCAGGAGGGCGCGTTCTATGGCTGGCCCTACAGCTATTACGGGCAGCATGTGGACGTGCGCGTGACGCCGCAGCGGCCCGACCTGGTGGCGCAGGCCATTGCACCCGACTATGCGCTGGGGCCGCATACCGCGTCGCTGGGGATCGCGTTTTCGCAGGCCAGCACGCTGCCCGAAGCCTGGCGGCACGGGCTGTTCGTGGCGCAGCACGGATCGTGGAACCGCTGGCCCAAGAGCGGCTATCGCGTGATCTACGTCCCGTTCGTCGACGGTGCCCCGGTGGAAGAGCCGCGCGAGGTGCTGACCGGCTTCCTGACCGCCGACGAAAAGCACGTCCACGGCCGCCCCGTTGGCCTGGCGCTGGACGGCACGGGCGCGCTGCTGGTGGCCGACGACGTGGGCAACACCGTCTGGCGCGTGACCGGCGCCCCGGGCATGCCGCAGGGACAATAATGAGGCGTCTGCTTGCCGTCGCCTGCCTGTGCGCCTTTTCCGCCGCGTGCACGGACGACCGCGGTACGGGCGCGCTGCATGCGGCGGTGTCGCGATGCCTGGCACGTTATCCGTTCCGGAAAGGCACCGCGTACGACCGGTTCCGCTGCATCGCCGCGGCCCATTTCCGATATGGTCCGGACGCGATCGGACCCAATTACGACCTGGTGTCGCAGACCGACATGGCTTCGTTACGCATCGGCCTGGACGTTGACGCCGGCACCCTGGACGTGCCCGAGGCCGAGACGGCCCTTCGCTGGGCCATGACCAAGGCCCAGAACCAGGCCATCCAGCGGACGAAGGGCCAGGGCACCGCCCCGCCGTCGCGGGCAGCGGGCCCCGCGACCGAGGGAGCCGTTACTGGGGCCGGGAAATAACGGCCGAATCCGATGATTTCGGATCGGGATTGAGAATGGTTGCGCCGGATTGCGGCGAATACGTATCGGATGTCGACTGATTCGGCGTAACGGGGGGATGGAACGCCGAAACCGGGCCGAACACGCCGCCGTCGGACCGCTTCATCGTGCTTTCGGGCTGGCGGGCGCATCCACGGGTGATAATGGAACAGATCCCGTCCGTGCCGACCATTTCGTCGTCGTCACCCGCATAATGCACGTCCGACACCCGGTCATGGTCCAGGCGGATTACCGCCGTGCAGGTCGTGCCGCCGCCGCCGCCAAGCTGCAGGATCGTCGTGACGACATCGCCCACCGGAATGAGTGTCGAACCCCCGTAGGTCGGCTGCGAATGCGTTCCGGTGTAGACGAAGATCTGGGTCGTATCGTTGAGCTGCTTGGTGGAGGTTGGAAGTCCGGCACACGCCTGCAGGTCGTAGGACGTCATCCCGATCATCGTCACCTGTGCCTTGTGGGCGGCCCGTGAATCGAAATATCCGCAGCCGCCCAGGCCGAGAGGAAACGAGGAGACGGCAAGCAAGCAAAGAATGCGGCGGTTCATGTCCTGGATTATCCCTCCATCCCGATCCGAACGCGCCCGGCGCGGCACACCCGTTCGCCAAACCTAGTGCGCTCTTTCCGGTCGGCGCAAGGGCCCGGCGCGGCGTAAAATGTTTCTTCCATGGC
This genomic stretch from Gluconacetobacter diazotrophicus PA1 5 harbors:
- a CDS encoding PQQ-dependent sugar dehydrogenase, translating into MRRSRIWVLGGGAALVLLLLAGCYRMAARPEQATLTLAAGTGAHPLLPPPNPTLLPTVNIATPVGWAAGATPRVVPGLAVAAFATGLDHPRWLYRLPNGDILVAESNSPMTDITTLKNRIARFVMGAVGAGDKSPDRIILLRDSTGRGVADQRTVFLDHLRSPFGMALVGDTLYVANADSLVRFPYQTGQTRIDAPGTRVIDLPAGYNHHWTKNILASPDGSALYITVGSNSNVAEHGMAVEEGRARIDRFDIATGTLRPFATGLRNPNGLAWNPQTGALWTAVNERDEIGSDLVPDYITAVQEGAFYGWPYSYYGQHVDVRVTPQRPDLVAQAIAPDYALGPHTASLGIAFSQASTLPEAWRHGLFVAQHGSWNRWPKSGYRVIYVPFVDGAPVEEPREVLTGFLTADEKHVHGRPVGLALDGTGALLVADDVGNTVWRVTGAPGMPQGQ